A genome region from Pseudorca crassidens isolate mPseCra1 chromosome 20, mPseCra1.hap1, whole genome shotgun sequence includes the following:
- the PPP5C gene encoding serine/threonine-protein phosphatase 5, with the protein MAMAEGERTECAEPPRDEPPADGALKRAEELKTQANDYFKAKDYENAIKFYSQAIELNPSHAIYYGNRSLAYLRTECYGYALADATRAIEMDKKYIKGYYRRAASNMALGKFRAALRDYETVVKVKPHDKDAKMKYQECNKIVKQKAFERAIAGDEHKRSVVDSLDIESMTIEDEYSGPKLEDGKVTITFMKELMQWYKDQKKLHRKCAYQILVQVKEVLSKLSTLVETTLKETEKITVCGDTHGQFYDLLNIFELNGLPSDTNPYIFNGDFVDRGSFSVEVILTLFGFKLLYPDHFHLLRGNHETDNMNQIYGFEGEVKAKYTAQMYELFSEVFEWLPLAQCINGKVLIMHGGLFSEDGVTLDDIRKIERSRQPPDSGPMCDLLWSDPQPQNGRSVSKRGVSCQFGPDVTKAFLEENNLDYIIRSHEVKAEGYEVAHGGRCVTVFSAPNYCDQMGNKAAYIHLRGSDLRPQFHQFTAVPHPDVKPMAYASTLLQLGMM; encoded by the exons CCAAGGACTACGAGAACGCGATCAAGTTCTACAGCCAGGCCATCGAGCTGAACCCCAGCCATGCCATCTACTATGGCAACCGCAGCCTGGCCTACCTGCGCACTGAGTGCTATGGCTACGCGCTGGCCGACGCCACGCGGGCCATCGAGATGGACAAGAAGTACATCAAGGGCTACTACCGCCGGGCCGCCAGCAACATGGCATTGGGCAAGTTCCGGGCCGCCCTGCGCGACTATGAGACG GTGGTGAAGGTGAAGCCCCACGACAAGGATGCCAAGATGAAATACCAGGAATGCAACAAGATCGTGAAGCAGAAGGCCTTCGAGCGGGCCATCGCAGGTGACGAGCACAAGCGCTCCGTCGTGGACTCACTCGACATCGAGAGCATGA CCATCGAGGATGAGTACAGCGGACCCAAGCTTGAGGACGGCAAAGTGACAATCACTTTCATGAAAGAGCTCATGCAGTGGTACAAGGACCAGAAGAAACTGCACCGGAAATGCGCCTACCAG ATTCTGGTACAGGTCAAAGAGGTCCTCTCCAAGCTGAGCACACTCGTGGAGACCACGCTCAAAGAG ACAGAGAAGATTACAGTGTGCGGGGACACCCACGGCCAGTTCTATGACCTCCTCAACATATTTGAGCTCAACGGTTTACCCTCGGACACCAACCCCTAC ATATTTAATGGCGACTTCGTGGACCGCGGCTCCTTCTCCGTAGAGGTGATCCTCACCCTTTTCGGCTTTAAGCTCCTGTACCCTGATCACTTTCACCTACTTCGAG GCAACCATGAGACGGACAACATGAACCAGATCTACGGCTTTGAGGGTGAGGTGAAGGCCAAGTACACAGCCCAGATGTACGAGCTCTTCAGCGAGGTGTTCGAGTGGCTCCCGCTGGCCCAGTGTATCAATGGCAAAGTGCTG ATCATGCACGGGGGCTTGTTCAGTGAAGACGGCGTCACCCTGGACGACATCAGGAAGATCGAGCGGAGTCGGCAGCCCCCAGATTCAG GTCCCATGTGTGACCTGCTCTGGTCGGACCCGCAGCCACAG AACGGGCGCTCGGTCAGCAAGCGGGGTGTGAGTTGCCAGTTCGGGCCCGACGTCACCAaggccttcctggaggagaaCAACCTGGACTACATCATCCGTAGCCACGAGGTCAAGGCCGAGGGCTATGAGGTGGCACACGGCGGGCGCTGCGTCACCGTCTTCTCTGCCCCCAACTACTG CGACCAGATGGGGAACAAAGCTGCCTACATCCACCTCCGGGGCTCTGACCTGCGGCCCCAGTTCCACCAGTTCACAGCAGTG CCTCATCCCGACGTCAAGCCCATGGCCTATGCCAGCACGCTGCTGCAGTTAGGGATGATGTGA